The genomic interval TGACCCTTTATCACCTGGGTTAACCGTTTGATTTTGTCCTTTATTCCCATCACCTGCGAAGCTTAACAAACCTTTGAGCTTATCTGAATTTTCAGCCGCTAGCCAGGCACCTAATACGATTATAATGATGCCTAGCAGCGACAAATTAACGAAAATGAGTCTTCGAAGCCTCTTTTTACGTTTAGACCTATCCTGCTGATGCGTTTCAGAACGTGATATGTGCATGGAAGATGGCTCCTCTTTAATAGAATCAAAGTCTATGAATAGCTAGACTCTTCCATTATAGCAATGATCCACCTTCGCGGGGAGAACTATTATTGCGAGCTTACTTTAATAGTTCTTGAGCAGCTTCCTTGCCCTGTCTTATGCAGTCCGGAAGACCTACTCCATCGAATGCTGCACCTGTAATCCAAACTCCTGGCAGCTCCTGTTCGAAGCGTTCTCGCAGCTGTTTCATATTCTCAACATGACCCACCGGATATTGCGGCATGGAGCGCGGCAACCTCGTAATTTCAACAAACAAAGGCTCTGCCTTTATGCCCATTGTTTCTTCAATATCTCGCCGCACAGCCTTAATAAGCTCAGCATCCGGAAGTCTAACGCTTTCTTCATCACCCGACCGTCCGACATAGCAGCGAAGCAGCACCTTGTCATTCGGACTCGAATGCAGCCATTTATTTGATGTCCATGTGCAAGCAGTAATTTGCAAACCTTCTGAGCGAGGCACTACAAATCCCGAACCGTCAAAATCGAGCCCAAACGTCGCTTTATCAAATGCCAGTACAACGTTCGCAACGGATACATAATTAATAGCGCGCAGCTCATTAACTTCTGTCAAAGGCGCAAGCAGCTCTGCCGCGTTATATGCAGGTGCCGTCATCACGATTTGATCCGCCCACAGCGTCTCCCCGCTATCAAGGACAACCTCATATCGTGCCCCCTCTGACGCACTAGAAACAGCTTGATCGCTGCTTAATGCTAGATCCGCACATCGTTTAATTTCCACAACTTTTGTACTGAGTCGTCGCTGCATTTTGCTCAAAGCTTTATCTAGTGCGTTAACTAGCGAAGACAAACCACCCTTAAACGTCAAAAAAGTTCCACCCTTTGCGACGGCTGGAAGCGCTCCTGCAGCAGCACTCACTTTACGGTTATGCTGCATGCCGCGAATCAGGCTGCCATGCTTGCGCTCTGACGCGGCAAACTGCGGAAACGTAGCTTGCAGACTTAGCTTTTTTAGATCACCTGCATAAATACCTGCAAGCAGCGGCTCCGCGATGCGCCGCATCACTTGATTGCCCACTCGTCGTTCCAAAAAACCACCAAGCGACTCATCGCTTTGCTCCTTGCGAACAGGCAGAACCAAATCCATCAGCGCCCGCAGCTTGCCGCCCCATGACAATAAGCCTGTTTTCACGAATGGCCCAATTTCAGTCGGAACCCCAAGCACGAGTCCCGCTGGCATCGGAAACAGCTTTCTTTGATGCAAAATATATGTTTTTTTCGCTCCTGGATTCGTTGTCGTAAGCTCGTCCGCTATGCCAAGCTCCTCCGCCAAATCAATGATGGCAAGCTTGCGCGCCAAAAAAGAATCCGGCCCTTTCTCGATGACGAACCCGTCACGCTGCAGCGTATTAATTTTTCCGCCTAAGGCAGGAGCCCCATCTACGATGGTTATCTCCAGCTCCCTGCCTTGCCGCTCCGCTTCCCGCTGCAAATAAAAAGCGGAGCTCAGTCCGCTGATCCCTCCGCCAATAATGACAATTCGATCAGGTTTTCCGATTCTCCGCATCTCATTCATTCCTTCCCTTGGCTGTCCAAAGCCTCGATGACCGATTCTGCCAATGTTTCCATATATAAAGGATCACGATTCAGCATCGCAATTCTATCCAAAGTCATATTCAGCTCTTTCGCAGCAGCTTGTGCTTCAATATCAAGATCGTACAACACTTCCAAATGATCTGATACGAAACCAACTGGTGCAACAAGTACTGCTTTTACGCCTTCTTCAGCGAGCACTGGCAATGTTTCCAAAATATCAGGGCCAAGCCAAGGGTCTCTTGTCCTTCCTGCGCTTTGCCAAGTAAACTGCCAATCCTTCACATTAGCTGCTTTCGCAACCGCTGCGGAAGTTTCAAGCAGCTGCTGCTCATAAGGATCACCAAGCTCACGAATTTTTTCAGGCAAGCTATGTGCGCTAAAAAGCACCTTCACACGCTCTTCACCATCTGTAGCAGCGTCCAAGCGTTCTAATCCAGCTACAACGCGATCCGTTAGCGCCTCAAGCAATTTCGGATGCATATGGTATTGCTTTACGAAAGTCATCGCGATACCTAGCTCTTTCGCCTTTTCTTCCGCACGCTTAATATAACTGCCCACACTCATCGTTGAAAAATGGGGCGCAAGTACGATTCCTACTGCTTGTGTGATGCCGTCCTTCGCCATTTGCTCAACACCGTCTTCAATATACGGTTTTGCGTGCTTCAAGCCCTGGTAGCATGTGAATTTATTAGGAGCCAGCTGCTCTAGTTTGTCCTGCAAGCCGGCAACCTGACCGTTTGTATTTTCACGCAGTGGGAAAACCCCGCCTATAATTGCTTCATAACGACCCTTAAGCTCAGCAAGCAGTTCAGGAGTTGGTGCATTGCCGCGGCGAATATGCGTGTAATACGTTTCAACATCATCCATCGATTCCGGCGTTCCGTAGGACATTACAAGTACGCCTATTTGTTTCGCTTTATGCTCAGACATGACTAGTCTCCTTATGGCTGCGTGCAGCGATTGCCTTTTTAGAATACGATTGTACGAATGCAGTTAACTGAGCCAGCTTCTCGAGTGATGCTTCAGGGAACAAACCATGACCAAGGTTGAAAATAAATCCTGGCTCCTCTATTCCGCTATCAATGATCTCTTTCGCATAGGACTCAATTACGCTAATAGGTGCAGTCAGAATTGTAGGATCTAGATTGCCTTGCACGGCAAAACCATGATCCAGTCTCCGACGGCCTTCTGCAATCGAAATCCGCCAGTCGAGACCGATGACATCTGATTTGACATTTAATAGTTCTGGAAGCAGCTCTCCCGAGCTTACGCCTGGGAAGTAAATTTTCGGCTGCGGCAAGTCTGACAATTCTGCAAAAATACGCTCAATCGTCGGCAAGACGAATTTCCGGAAATCCGCTGGCGTCAAAGCGCCTACCCAGCTGTCGAACAATTGAAAGGCTTTACCGCCTGCCGCGATATGCGCGCGCAAATAAGTGATGACCATGTCGCCAAGCTTACGCATCAATTCATGCCATAGCTCCGGCTCGCTGTACATCATTTCTTTCGTCCGCAAATAGTTTTTCGAAGGCCTTCCTTCAATTAAATAGCTGGCGATGGTGAATGGTGCACCAGCGAACGTAATTAACGGCACTTCCAGCTCACGGTCCAGTATCCGAATCGTCTCAATGACATGGCCTAGATCGCCTTCCACATCAATCGGCTTCAAGCGCTCAACATCAGCAGCCGAACGAATCGGGTTCGCAATTACGGGCCCAATATTAGCTACAATATCAAAATCAATTCCGATAGATGCTACTGGATTCATAATATCAGAATACAAAATAGCTGCATCGACACCCAGTTTACGAACAGGCATCATCGTTACTTCAGCCGCAAGCTCCGGCTGTTTGCATATTTCAAGCAAAGAATACTTCTCTTTTATTTTGCGATACTCAGGATCATATCGTCCCGCTTGTCGCATGTACCATACAGGTAATTGATCTACTTGTTCCTTCCGGCAAGCCCGTATGAAACGGTCGTTATAAGACATTCCCGTTCCCCATTTCTATGTATTTTCCTATGCTTCCATTATGCCCTTTTTCCGCAAACCTAACAACCGCCGACACTCCACTTCCTATGACAATAGTATGACAATCAGCAGCAGGTTGCATGAAGGATGTATGAAAAAAAGATGGCTTCATTAATAAGAGCTGTAGCACTCTAACTAATAAGCCATCTTGTACTTATGACATTCCCTTGAATTAAGCTGATTGCTCCTGAGTTTTCTCCGTATCACTGACTTTACGGAAAACGTCTGCATATTGAGGAAATATGTACGTTTGAATGTTCATTCGCAAGGAAAGAATCGGTTTATCTTTCTTAATGAAAGGATGCGAATATAAATCTGGATAATCATTACTAACGATTTCTTTAGTTAATTCCGTCAAGTTCCATTTTTGTAATGTGAACAACCTTTCATGCTTTTGCATATTGTCGATATAGAGCAATAGACTAGGAAGATGACCAACGACAACCACTTCGAGGTTATTAGTAATGATATTTAAATTTGGCTCCGCAGTCTCAGAGGTTTGTGGAATATTTTCATCCTCATTCGATTGCTTTACATAAGCTAGCGGTGCCATAGAGAGCAACGCTAAATCTTGA from Paenibacillus sp. FSL K6-3182 carries:
- the hemG gene encoding protoporphyrinogen oxidase, with product MRRIGKPDRIVIIGGGISGLSSAFYLQREAERQGRELEITIVDGAPALGGKINTLQRDGFVIEKGPDSFLARKLAIIDLAEELGIADELTTTNPGAKKTYILHQRKLFPMPAGLVLGVPTEIGPFVKTGLLSWGGKLRALMDLVLPVRKEQSDESLGGFLERRVGNQVMRRIAEPLLAGIYAGDLKKLSLQATFPQFAASERKHGSLIRGMQHNRKVSAAAGALPAVAKGGTFLTFKGGLSSLVNALDKALSKMQRRLSTKVVEIKRCADLALSSDQAVSSASEGARYEVVLDSGETLWADQIVMTAPAYNAAELLAPLTEVNELRAINYVSVANVVLAFDKATFGLDFDGSGFVVPRSEGLQITACTWTSNKWLHSSPNDKVLLRCYVGRSGDEESVRLPDAELIKAVRRDIEETMGIKAEPLFVEITRLPRSMPQYPVGHVENMKQLRERFEQELPGVWITGAAFDGVGLPDCIRQGKEAAQELLK
- the hemE gene encoding uroporphyrinogen decarboxylase, with protein sequence MSYNDRFIRACRKEQVDQLPVWYMRQAGRYDPEYRKIKEKYSLLEICKQPELAAEVTMMPVRKLGVDAAILYSDIMNPVASIGIDFDIVANIGPVIANPIRSAADVERLKPIDVEGDLGHVIETIRILDRELEVPLITFAGAPFTIASYLIEGRPSKNYLRTKEMMYSEPELWHELMRKLGDMVITYLRAHIAAGGKAFQLFDSWVGALTPADFRKFVLPTIERIFAELSDLPQPKIYFPGVSSGELLPELLNVKSDVIGLDWRISIAEGRRRLDHGFAVQGNLDPTILTAPISVIESYAKEIIDSGIEEPGFIFNLGHGLFPEASLEKLAQLTAFVQSYSKKAIAARSHKETSHV
- the hemH gene encoding ferrochelatase, translating into MSEHKAKQIGVLVMSYGTPESMDDVETYYTHIRRGNAPTPELLAELKGRYEAIIGGVFPLRENTNGQVAGLQDKLEQLAPNKFTCYQGLKHAKPYIEDGVEQMAKDGITQAVGIVLAPHFSTMSVGSYIKRAEEKAKELGIAMTFVKQYHMHPKLLEALTDRVVAGLERLDAATDGEERVKVLFSAHSLPEKIRELGDPYEQQLLETSAAVAKAANVKDWQFTWQSAGRTRDPWLGPDILETLPVLAEEGVKAVLVAPVGFVSDHLEVLYDLDIEAQAAAKELNMTLDRIAMLNRDPLYMETLAESVIEALDSQGKE